CTTGCGGCCGGGCTTGTTCCCCACTGCCCCCGATTGCCCCGTCTGGCCGTTCGCGTTCACATTCGATACCCCCGCGCGCCCTGCCGTACCCGCTGAACCGGGTGCCGGGGCGGTCCCTGCGGGCGGATCCCCAGACAACGCGGGCCTGCTCCGCGTCGGAGCATCCCTATGCAAAGCAGCCAGAGCGGCGCGCGCCCCGGACTTGTCATGCTGGCCCTTGCCATGGGCGGTTTCGCCATCGGCGTGGCCGAATTCGCCACCATGAGCATCCTGCCCTTCTTCTCGGCCGATTTCGGCGTCAGCGAAGCCGAGGCGGGTCATGCGATCAGCGCCTATGCACTTGGCGTCTGTGTCGGTGCGCCTCTTGTCGCATTGTTGAGCGCGCGGGTGCCACGGCGCACCCTGCTGGTCGCGTTGATGGCCTATTACGCGGTGGTGAACGGCAGTTCCGCGCTGATGCCGGGCTGGGGTGGTTTCGCCACGTCGCGCTTTTTTGCCGGACTGCCGCATGGGGCCTATTTCGGTGTGGCCGGCCTGATGGCCGCCTCGCTGGTGGCGCGGGAAAAACGGGCGCAGGCGGTGGCGCGGGTGATGCTGGGCCTGACGGTGGCGACGGTGCTGGGCGTGCCGCTGGCCAATGTCTTTGGCGCGGTGCTCGGCTGGCGCTGGAGCTTTGCCATCGTCACGATCCTCGCCGCCACCTGCGCGATCATGGTGCATCTGCTGGCGCCGCGCCTTCCGGTTGCAGCCGATGCCAGCCCGATGCGCGAGCTTGCCACGCTGAAGCGGCGGCAGGTCTGGCTGACGCTGGCCATCGGCAGCATCGGATCGGGGGGCATGTTCTGCATCTATACCTACCTTGCCTCGGTCATCATGCAACATGCAGGCGGCAGTGCGGCCGTGGTGCCGATCATGCTGATGGTCTTCGGCGTCGGCATGACGGCGGGGCAGTTCATCTGCGGCTGGGCCGCGGACAAGTCGATCATGGGCGCGGCGGCCGGGGCGCTGGCGGTCAATGCGGTGATGATGGTCGCCTTCTGGGCCGTCGCCGGAAACCTGTGGCTGATGGCGCCCGTGCTGCTGGTCATCGGGATCACCGGCGGGCTGAGCACGATCCTGCAGACCCGGCTGATGGACCTTGCCTCGGACGCGCCGACCCTGTCGGCGGCGCTGAACCATTCGGCCTTCAACGTTGCCAATGCGCTTGGCCCCTGGCTGGGCGGGCTCGCGCTGATGGCCGGTGCGGGTTGGCCTTCCATCGGGCTGGTTGGCCTTGGCCTGTCGCTGGCCGGGCTGGTGATCTGGGGCATCGCCATGCTGGACGATGCGCCGCGTCGGCGGGGGATTCCCGCCGGCTGATCGTCCGGGGCTGGCGCTTGTCGGTGCCTGCTGCTGTTCGCGTGGATCAACCCGCCGCGTTCAGGGGCAGGCGTTCGATCAGGTGAAAACGGCCCTCGGCGTCCTCTCCCGCCAGGGCCAGGCTGTCGATGCGGAACGGGGCCGGCAGAGCGGGCAGAAGATTCGCCAGGGCCGCTTCGGTCGCGCGGGCCTGATCGTCAGGCAGGGCCCCTGACAAGGTCAGGTGAAAGCGGAATTCGTCCATGACGTAGGGATAGCCCCACTGCTGCAAAAGCGCCTCCTGCCGGTCCGACAGGCCGGCCTTGCGGCGGCGCGCGGTCTCGGCCGGGGCCGGCGGCGCGCGGAACGGGTCGAGGTCGCGGACCATGGTCCCGGCCAGCATCGCCAGATCAGTTGCATCCCCGACCGGCGTCAGGGCCAGAAAGCGCCGGATGCGGCGCAGGGCGAGCCCTTGCAGCAGGACGGGCGCTTGTGCCGCGCATAAAGACCGGGCCGCCGATGCCAGGGCCTCGGCGGTCTGGCCGTCGGCAAGGCTGAAGGGCGGCTTGATCGTGCCGTGAAAGCCGTATTTGCGCGGCCTGGCGGTGATGTCCTGCACCGTGCAGGGCAGCGGTCCGGTTTCGGGATGCGGACGGGGCTGCCCCGTGGCGATATCCCAGCCCAGCCAGGCGGCGCCGAAATCGGCCAGGGGGCCGGGCGCGGGCAGGTAATAGATCGCGAAGCGGCTGAAATCCTGCATCTTCGGGGCCTTCCTGTGGATCGGGTTCGCCTGTTGGGGCGCCTCATGGATGTGCGGTCCCCATCCGGCCAATTGCGCCGGGGATCGGGTCGCGTGACGCCCGGTCATAGCGTGGCGGGCATGACATGGAAATGACGCCACGGGCAATTTGTCGCGTACAGGGACCGCATTCGTCTGCGGAAGGCAGCGACCGGCAGGGACGCCCTGCCGTGATGCAAGCCGTGATGAAAAAGGGCCGCGACGGCGCCCTCGTCGCCCATTCGGGTCAGGGGGCGTTAGGCAAAATCTCCGCCCGCCCTTGCAGGTGTTCCTGACGATCACTAAGACTCTATTAGTATCTGATCGATAGGGATCAGGGATAACATCAAGGGCAGGCGTATGAGAGATCCGGTCGACTTCTACATGAACAATCTGGTGCCGATGGTCGTCGAACAGACTAGCCGGGGCGAACGCGCCTACGACATCTTTTCGCGCCTTCTGAAGGAACGGATCATTTTCCTGTCCGGCCCGGTTCATGACGGCATG
The Pseudooceanicola algae genome window above contains:
- a CDS encoding DUF1045 domain-containing protein yields the protein MQDFSRFAIYYLPAPGPLADFGAAWLGWDIATGQPRPHPETGPLPCTVQDITARPRKYGFHGTIKPPFSLADGQTAEALASAARSLCAAQAPVLLQGLALRRIRRFLALTPVGDATDLAMLAGTMVRDLDPFRAPPAPAETARRRKAGLSDRQEALLQQWGYPYVMDEFRFHLTLSGALPDDQARATEAALANLLPALPAPFRIDSLALAGEDAEGRFHLIERLPLNAAG
- a CDS encoding MFS transporter, coding for MQSSQSGARPGLVMLALAMGGFAIGVAEFATMSILPFFSADFGVSEAEAGHAISAYALGVCVGAPLVALLSARVPRRTLLVALMAYYAVVNGSSALMPGWGGFATSRFFAGLPHGAYFGVAGLMAASLVAREKRAQAVARVMLGLTVATVLGVPLANVFGAVLGWRWSFAIVTILAATCAIMVHLLAPRLPVAADASPMRELATLKRRQVWLTLAIGSIGSGGMFCIYTYLASVIMQHAGGSAAVVPIMLMVFGVGMTAGQFICGWAADKSIMGAAAGALAVNAVMMVAFWAVAGNLWLMAPVLLVIGITGGLSTILQTRLMDLASDAPTLSAALNHSAFNVANALGPWLGGLALMAGAGWPSIGLVGLGLSLAGLVIWGIAMLDDAPRRRGIPAG